In Streptomyces sp. NBC_00483, a single window of DNA contains:
- a CDS encoding MerR family transcriptional regulator: MRIGELSRRTGVHERLLRYYEEQQLLHPVRRPSGYREYGEADVHTVRRIRSLLAAGLNTATIATILPCLRDEEERLVPTCPDLVGDLLKERDRISRAIDDLRSSRSALDDVIAAAPADVAERARGALTTG; this comes from the coding sequence GTGCGGATCGGTGAGCTGTCCCGCAGGACGGGCGTCCACGAGCGGCTGCTGCGCTACTACGAGGAGCAGCAGCTGCTGCATCCCGTGCGCCGCCCCAGCGGTTACCGCGAATACGGCGAGGCCGACGTGCACACCGTGCGCCGCATCCGCAGCCTGCTCGCCGCCGGCCTGAACACCGCCACCATCGCCACGATCCTGCCGTGCCTGCGCGACGAGGAGGAGCGTCTTGTGCCGACCTGCCCCGACCTCGTCGGCGACCTGCTGAAGGAGCGGGACCGCATCTCCCGGGCCATCGACGACCTGCGGTCCTCCCGTTCCGCGCTCGACGACGTCATCGCCGCCGCCCCGGCCGACGTCGCCGAGCGCGCACGAGGTGCCCTCACCACGGGCTGA
- a CDS encoding NADP-dependent oxidoreductase, with translation MRAIRIDRHGGPDVLTIDDIAEPDLTADEVLIRTTATSLNPVDWKTRAWEVGPPLPATLGWDISGRVVASNDPSYQVGDEVFAMSAQIATGRGTWADLVALPGHLVTAAPTGVPLADAAALPLAGVTALQALRNAELAAGERILVVGAAGAVGGLAVQLARTMGAHVDGLVSRPEHESSVVELGAEHVWHRAADLPQAHYPVVLDTAGLDASAALAAGGRYVSISDEPLPDVPGARKSYVQESAADLAWIAKLVDSEELRLRIAARYPLADIRAAHERFEAGGVLGKILVTF, from the coding sequence ATGCGCGCCATCCGGATCGACCGCCACGGCGGCCCCGACGTCCTGACCATCGACGACATCGCCGAGCCCGACCTCACCGCCGACGAGGTCCTCATCCGTACCACCGCCACCAGCCTGAACCCGGTCGACTGGAAGACCCGCGCCTGGGAGGTCGGCCCACCGCTGCCGGCCACGCTCGGCTGGGACATCTCCGGCCGCGTGGTCGCCAGCAACGACCCTTCGTACCAAGTGGGCGACGAGGTGTTCGCGATGTCCGCCCAGATCGCCACGGGCCGGGGCACATGGGCCGACCTCGTCGCCCTTCCGGGACACCTGGTGACCGCCGCGCCGACCGGTGTCCCTCTGGCGGACGCGGCGGCGCTGCCGTTGGCCGGAGTGACCGCGCTGCAGGCCCTGCGCAACGCCGAACTGGCGGCAGGGGAGCGCATCCTGGTCGTCGGAGCCGCCGGGGCGGTCGGCGGCCTGGCCGTCCAACTGGCACGCACCATGGGCGCCCACGTTGACGGCCTGGTGTCCCGCCCCGAACACGAGTCGTCAGTGGTGGAGTTGGGCGCCGAACACGTCTGGCACCGCGCGGCCGATCTGCCCCAAGCCCACTACCCGGTCGTCCTCGACACCGCGGGACTCGACGCGTCCGCCGCCCTCGCCGCCGGGGGCCGCTACGTATCGATCTCCGACGAGCCGCTGCCCGACGTACCGGGAGCGCGCAAGAGCTACGTGCAGGAGAGCGCGGCCGACCTCGCGTGGATCGCCAAGCTGGTCGACAGCGAGGAACTCCGTCTGCGCATCGCCGCCCGCTACCCGCTGGCGGACATCCGGGCTGCCCACGAACGCTTCGAGGCGGGCGGAGTCCTGGGGAAGATCCTGGTCACGTTCTGA
- a CDS encoding DinB family protein — MQPMTDEPARWTEATVYPDMWADPDDDPRENDSSPEGELPTLLDFLTNYRLTLRMKCAGLTPDQLARRSVPPSTMSLLGLVRHLAEVERDWHNWITEGDPLPKLYGKKDTDFEGATADRAVVDAAFADLEREQAVTDAALAEHSDLGAKVGRERIAVRELMVHRVEEYARHCGHADLLRECVDGRVGQ, encoded by the coding sequence ATGCAGCCCATGACCGACGAACCCGCGCGCTGGACCGAGGCAACTGTCTACCCGGACATGTGGGCGGACCCGGACGACGACCCACGCGAGAACGACAGTAGCCCAGAAGGCGAACTCCCCACGCTGCTGGACTTCCTGACGAACTATCGCCTGACCCTGCGGATGAAGTGCGCGGGCCTGACCCCGGACCAGCTCGCCCGGCGTTCCGTCCCACCGTCGACCATGTCGCTGCTCGGCCTGGTCCGCCACCTCGCCGAAGTGGAACGCGACTGGCACAACTGGATCACCGAGGGCGACCCACTGCCCAAGCTGTACGGCAAGAAGGACACGGACTTCGAAGGCGCCACCGCCGACCGGGCCGTGGTGGACGCGGCGTTCGCGGACTTGGAACGCGAACAGGCCGTGACCGACGCGGCCTTGGCCGAGCACTCGGACCTGGGCGCGAAGGTCGGCAGGGAACGGATCGCCGTCCGGGAGCTGATGGTACACAGGGTGGAGGAGTACGCCCGACACTGCGGGCACGCCGATCTGCTGCGGGAGTGTGTCGATGGGAGGGTGGGGCAGTAG
- a CDS encoding SAM-dependent methyltransferase, with protein MTDTAQPDNLRTRIDTSRPHTARIWNYWLGGKDFYPVDEAAGEQIRTLHPGIADYARADRAFLGRAVRYLTEDVGIRQFLDIGTGLPTVDNTHEVAQRIAPETRVVYVDNDPIVLRHAQALLTSTPEGRTDYLDADLRDVDQILERAAKTLDLTRPVGLMLLGVIIFVGDDEDPYGFVRRLLDALPSGSHLVLSHTITSPAMPDVDAAVAFWNENGTPKLNQRTPERIARFFDGLELLEPGVVSCTRWRPRTSDPEELAEVAMFGGVGRKD; from the coding sequence GTGACCGACACCGCGCAGCCCGACAACCTGCGTACCCGTATCGACACCAGCAGGCCGCACACCGCCCGTATCTGGAACTACTGGCTGGGCGGCAAGGACTTCTACCCCGTCGACGAGGCCGCGGGCGAGCAGATCCGCACGCTGCACCCGGGGATCGCCGACTACGCCCGCGCGGACCGCGCGTTCCTGGGGCGGGCCGTGCGGTACCTGACCGAGGACGTGGGGATACGCCAGTTCCTCGACATCGGCACCGGACTGCCCACCGTCGACAACACCCACGAGGTCGCCCAGCGCATCGCCCCGGAAACCCGGGTCGTCTACGTCGACAACGACCCGATCGTCCTGCGCCACGCCCAGGCCCTGCTGACCAGCACGCCGGAAGGGCGCACGGACTACCTCGACGCCGACCTGCGCGATGTCGACCAGATCCTGGAACGGGCCGCCAAGACCCTCGACCTGACCCGTCCTGTGGGTCTGATGCTGCTTGGCGTGATCATTTTCGTCGGCGACGACGAGGACCCGTACGGATTCGTGCGGCGCCTCCTCGACGCGCTGCCCTCGGGCAGCCACCTCGTGCTTTCGCACACCATCACCAGTCCCGCCATGCCCGACGTGGACGCGGCGGTCGCGTTCTGGAACGAGAACGGCACGCCCAAGCTGAACCAGCGCACGCCGGAGCGGATCGCCCGGTTCTTCGACGGGCTGGAGCTGCTGGAACCGGGCGTCGTCTCCTGCACACGCTGGCGTCCGCGGACGAGCGACCCGGAGGAGCTCGCGGAGGTCGCGATGTTCGGTGGGGTCGGGCGGAAGGACTAG